A window from Longimicrobiaceae bacterium encodes these proteins:
- a CDS encoding ATP-binding protein, translated as MTTQVQPDALPRDPLPAGGLDPADLLDAVEQAVVATDAQGRITFWNRHAERLYGWSAAEVLGRDVLDVTPGEFARGQAEEIMDRLRHGLRWSGEFPVRRRDGSTFPARVTDTPVMDESGALVGIVGVSVDVTEREELKDERDEALAETDAERLRLRSIFQHAPALIAVLRGPRHVVEFANPAYRRLAGGRELAGLPIREALPELEGQGLFELLDRVYAGGRPVTGTEKPVLFGPGGGGGLEEAVFDFVYQPLFDSAGTVDGVLVHAVEVTGQVRARRQAEAATAEAEAARRAAESANLAKSQFLANMSHEIRTPINAVIGYTDLLEMGLGGPVSEAQHAYLQRVRSSSRHLLGLVNEILDFAKIEAGQVEVDSDPVPLLPAVRSALSLVATQAAERGVRLEERVECLPGAAFCGDEDRVRQILANLLSNAVKFTEPGGEVVVTCGLEAHPVDAQARGEGPWVSVTVADSGIGIPAVKLGAIFDPFVQVESGYTRSSGGTGLGLTISRRLSRLMGGDLTVSSEEGRGSRFCLYLPLSRAPGESATTAFRPRQVPGLADVGYLLARCADTLTHRVGDRLRDDPAIPAGAELDRAQLEDHTSTFLVDIGLSLVTLDEGGGEPELMQDGNDIQKVISERHGAQRSRLGWDDDALRREFGILREEVEALVHRETGSRDLDEGGTADVAAALDVALTLLRQAERISLRGMRMHRAGLAIAQPEVS; from the coding sequence ATGACGACCCAGGTCCAGCCGGACGCACTGCCCCGCGACCCGCTCCCCGCCGGCGGCCTCGACCCCGCCGACCTGCTGGACGCGGTGGAGCAGGCCGTGGTGGCCACCGACGCCCAGGGGCGGATCACCTTCTGGAACCGCCACGCCGAGCGCCTGTACGGCTGGAGCGCCGCCGAGGTGCTGGGCCGCGACGTGCTGGACGTGACCCCCGGCGAGTTCGCGCGTGGACAGGCCGAGGAGATCATGGACCGCCTGCGGCACGGGCTGCGCTGGTCCGGCGAGTTCCCGGTGCGCCGCCGCGACGGCAGCACCTTCCCCGCGCGCGTCACCGACACGCCGGTGATGGATGAGTCCGGCGCGCTGGTGGGCATCGTGGGCGTCTCGGTCGACGTGACCGAGCGCGAGGAGCTGAAGGACGAGCGCGACGAGGCGCTGGCGGAGACCGACGCCGAGCGGCTGCGGCTGCGCAGCATCTTCCAGCACGCGCCCGCGCTCATCGCGGTGCTCCGCGGCCCGCGGCACGTGGTGGAGTTCGCCAACCCCGCGTACCGCCGCCTCGCCGGGGGACGCGAGCTGGCCGGCCTGCCCATCCGCGAGGCGCTGCCGGAGCTGGAGGGGCAGGGCCTGTTCGAGCTGCTGGACCGCGTGTACGCCGGCGGCCGGCCGGTGACGGGAACCGAGAAGCCCGTGCTGTTCGGGCCCGGCGGGGGCGGAGGCCTGGAGGAGGCCGTGTTCGACTTCGTCTACCAGCCGCTCTTCGACTCGGCCGGCACGGTGGACGGGGTGCTGGTGCACGCCGTGGAGGTCACCGGCCAGGTGCGCGCCCGCCGCCAGGCCGAGGCCGCCACCGCCGAGGCCGAGGCCGCCCGCCGCGCCGCCGAGAGCGCCAACCTGGCCAAGAGCCAGTTCCTGGCGAACATGAGCCACGAGATCCGCACGCCCATCAACGCCGTCATCGGCTACACCGACCTGCTGGAGATGGGGCTGGGCGGCCCGGTGAGCGAGGCGCAGCACGCCTACCTTCAGCGCGTGCGGTCCAGCAGCCGGCACCTGCTGGGCCTGGTGAACGAGATCCTGGACTTCGCCAAGATCGAGGCGGGCCAGGTGGAGGTGGACAGCGACCCCGTGCCGCTGCTCCCCGCCGTGCGCTCCGCCCTCTCGCTCGTCGCCACGCAGGCCGCCGAGCGCGGCGTGCGCCTGGAGGAGCGCGTGGAGTGCCTGCCCGGAGCAGCCTTCTGCGGCGACGAGGACCGCGTGCGGCAGATCCTGGCGAACCTGCTCTCCAACGCCGTCAAGTTCACCGAGCCCGGCGGCGAGGTGGTCGTCACCTGCGGGCTGGAGGCGCACCCGGTAGACGCGCAGGCCCGCGGCGAGGGACCCTGGGTCTCCGTCACCGTGGCCGACAGCGGCATCGGCATCCCGGCGGTGAAGCTGGGCGCCATCTTCGACCCGTTCGTGCAGGTGGAGAGCGGCTACACCCGCAGCAGCGGCGGCACCGGGCTGGGGCTCACCATCAGCCGGCGGCTGTCGCGGCTCATGGGCGGCGACCTGACCGTGAGCAGCGAGGAGGGGCGTGGCTCGCGCTTCTGCCTGTACCTGCCGCTCAGCCGCGCGCCGGGCGAGTCCGCCACCACCGCCTTCCGGCCGCGCCAGGTGCCGGGGCTGGCGGACGTGGGCTACCTGCTGGCCCGCTGCGCCGACACGCTCACGCACCGCGTGGGCGACCGCCTGCGCGACGACCCGGCCATCCCGGCGGGCGCCGAGCTGGACCGCGCGCAGCTCGAGGACCACACCTCCACCTTCCTCGTGGACATCGGCCTGTCGCTGGTCACGCTCGACGAAGGCGGCGGCGAGCCCGAGCTGATGCAGGACGGCAACGACATCCAGAAGGTCATCTCCGAACGCCACGGCGCCCAGCGCTCGCGCCTGGGCTGGGACGACGACGCGCTCCGGCGCGAGTTCGGCATCCTGCGCGAAGAGGTGGAGGCCCTCGTCCACCGCGAGACCGGGTCGCGCGACCTGGACGAAGGCGGCACGGCCGACGTGGCGGCCGCCCTCGACGTCGCGCTCACCCTCCTGCGCCAGGCCGAGCGCATCAGCCTGCGCGGCATGCGGATGCACCGCGCCGGCCTCGCCATCGCGCAGCCCGAGGTCTCGTAG
- a CDS encoding response regulator: protein MSQTILVVEDNEDNRTIYRTLLEHFGYTVLEAVDGEEGARLAEAHQPALVLMDLSMPRLDGYGALERIRASTLTSAVPVLALTAHAMEADRERATAAGFDGYLAKPIEPRLVLAEVQRIVGPAVPVG, encoded by the coding sequence ATGAGCCAGACCATCCTGGTGGTAGAAGACAACGAGGACAACCGCACCATCTACCGGACGCTCCTGGAGCACTTCGGCTACACGGTGCTGGAGGCGGTGGACGGCGAGGAGGGCGCGCGCCTGGCCGAGGCCCACCAGCCCGCCCTGGTGCTGATGGACCTCTCCATGCCCCGGCTGGACGGCTACGGCGCGCTGGAGCGCATCCGCGCGTCCACCCTCACCTCGGCCGTGCCGGTGCTGGCGCTCACCGCGCACGCAATGGAGGCCGACCGCGAGCGCGCCACCGCCGCGGGTTTCGACGGCTATCTCGCCAAGCCCATCGAGCCCCGCCTGGTGCTGGCCGAGGTGCAGCGCATCGTGGGCCCCGCCGTCCCCGTCGGCTGA